A single window of Streptomyces xanthii DNA harbors:
- a CDS encoding protein kinase domain-containing protein, giving the protein MKPLGTGDPLRLGPYRLSGVLGEGGMGKVYVGQDSLGTLSAVKVLRPELAHDTNLAQRFVREAQAAQAVRSPGVAAVLGAWTEGGRPWIATEFLAGLTLDQAVDSHGPLPEPAVRALAASLARTLADIHAAGLIHRDLKPPNIVLTSTGPRVIDFGIARPEHGLTLTTTGQVPVTPGYGAPEQALGKRVAPPADVFSLGAVLVYAATGQRAFTGAHVAAVQYAVVHEEPRLDGLSPQLRDLVAPCLAKDPALRPAPDRIAAAMAPSKGAERAWRHGPFADAIKERERSAQQLTTRTTAATSVGIKAPVSRRRLLTGLASGGAVVAAGGAGAWWWSGRGAKTLKPAKNDPFDIPPAVATPVQALDRSIGASGPYGYPSPTALWSASEVVDVNAQRVLPIRDVVVFGSASGGIVAYDVKTGKQRWAAPEVRAGTQFLSLADRLVAAADAEGVVRTYVASTGVPKWTCPEAEADVLLAADDEALYYVAKNGRLRSIGQSDGRVRWSMRAPAAFRDSGSGLSLRCAAGSGRFVTALGDGRVLMLDTADGHVVWSRGTKVDVTVGAAIKGDRLYLNGETMEARRISDGEAIWSTPVGSNIPDGKTWGPPTVRDGALFANQAWFPTRVDARTGKVVWRGRIWQSDESRVVLPQGNGVWSVETNVTDGETTGLSLNTLQASSGGRTWRFDLPETESKDLAAAGNRVFVLSGTNIVVLRAF; this is encoded by the coding sequence ATGAAGCCTCTCGGTACCGGTGACCCCCTCCGCCTCGGCCCGTACCGGCTGTCCGGCGTGCTCGGCGAGGGCGGCATGGGCAAGGTCTACGTGGGCCAGGACTCGCTCGGGACACTCTCCGCGGTGAAGGTGCTGCGCCCCGAGCTGGCCCATGACACGAACCTGGCCCAGCGGTTCGTCCGAGAGGCCCAGGCGGCCCAGGCCGTGCGCAGCCCAGGCGTCGCCGCCGTGCTCGGCGCGTGGACCGAGGGCGGCCGGCCCTGGATCGCCACCGAGTTCCTCGCCGGGCTCACCCTCGACCAGGCCGTCGACAGCCACGGCCCCCTCCCCGAGCCCGCTGTGCGGGCGCTGGCCGCGTCCCTCGCCCGTACGCTGGCCGACATCCACGCGGCGGGCCTGATCCACCGGGACCTCAAGCCGCCGAACATCGTGCTCACCTCCACGGGCCCGCGCGTCATCGACTTCGGTATCGCCCGCCCCGAGCACGGGCTCACCCTGACCACGACCGGGCAGGTGCCGGTCACTCCCGGGTACGGCGCGCCGGAACAGGCGCTCGGCAAGCGGGTCGCTCCACCCGCGGACGTCTTCTCGCTGGGGGCGGTCCTCGTGTACGCGGCCACCGGGCAGCGAGCCTTCACAGGCGCGCACGTGGCGGCCGTGCAGTACGCCGTCGTGCACGAGGAGCCCCGGCTCGACGGCCTGTCGCCGCAGCTGCGTGACCTGGTCGCCCCCTGTCTCGCCAAGGACCCGGCGCTGCGCCCTGCGCCCGACCGGATCGCGGCGGCCATGGCCCCGTCCAAGGGCGCCGAACGGGCCTGGCGGCACGGCCCGTTCGCCGACGCCATCAAGGAACGCGAACGCTCCGCACAGCAGTTGACCACCCGGACGACCGCAGCGACGTCCGTCGGAATCAAGGCCCCGGTGTCGCGCCGCCGCCTGCTGACCGGGCTTGCCTCGGGCGGCGCGGTCGTCGCGGCCGGCGGCGCCGGTGCCTGGTGGTGGTCGGGACGTGGGGCCAAGACACTCAAGCCGGCGAAGAACGACCCCTTCGACATCCCCCCAGCCGTGGCCACGCCCGTGCAGGCCCTCGACAGGTCGATCGGCGCGTCCGGCCCGTACGGGTACCCGAGCCCGACCGCACTGTGGAGCGCATCGGAGGTCGTCGACGTCAACGCGCAGAGGGTGCTCCCGATCCGTGACGTCGTCGTGTTCGGCTCGGCGAGCGGCGGCATCGTCGCGTACGACGTGAAGACCGGCAAGCAGCGCTGGGCGGCCCCCGAGGTCCGGGCGGGCACGCAGTTCCTGTCACTGGCGGACCGGCTCGTGGCCGCAGCCGACGCCGAGGGAGTCGTACGCACCTACGTGGCGTCGACCGGCGTCCCCAAGTGGACCTGCCCCGAGGCCGAGGCGGACGTCCTCCTCGCCGCCGACGACGAGGCCCTCTACTACGTGGCCAAGAACGGCCGGCTGCGCAGCATCGGGCAGTCCGACGGCAGAGTGCGCTGGAGCATGCGAGCGCCGGCCGCCTTCCGGGACAGCGGCAGCGGACTCTCCCTCCGGTGCGCCGCCGGCAGCGGACGCTTCGTGACGGCGCTCGGGGACGGACGCGTGCTCATGCTCGACACCGCGGACGGGCATGTGGTGTGGAGCCGGGGCACGAAGGTGGACGTGACCGTGGGCGCCGCCATCAAGGGCGACCGGCTGTACCTCAACGGCGAGACCATGGAGGCCCGCAGGATCAGCGACGGCGAGGCCATCTGGAGCACACCCGTCGGCAGCAACATCCCCGACGGGAAGACCTGGGGCCCGCCGACGGTGCGCGACGGCGCGCTCTTCGCCAACCAGGCGTGGTTCCCGACACGGGTCGACGCCCGCACCGGCAAGGTGGTGTGGCGCGGCCGCATCTGGCAGTCCGACGAGAGCCGGGTTGTGTTGCCGCAGGGGAACGGGGTCTGGTCCGTGGAGACCAACGTCACGGACGGGGAGACGACGGGGCTGAGCCTGAACACCCTGCAGGCGTCAAGCGGCGGACGCACCTGGCGGTTCGACCTCCCCGAGACCGAGTCCAAGGACCTCGCGGCCGCCGGGAACCGGGTCTTCGTGCTGAGCGGTACCAACATCGTGGTGCTGCGCGCCTTCTGA
- a CDS encoding outer membrane protein assembly factor BamB family protein, which translates to MTFGPPPSPFTQSRQAADARAKRKALYLGGSAVVLALVLGLVAWVVWPSSEKAAPKVASQGGGSGAPDDLRETVEKLPKQGGAGHVEGAVVEQELAPGKTLIAPGMWATDKILAKGKASSLVAVNIDDGSNAWTTQLKGDICAVSPDMTNDGRAAIAFTDPAGDHQCNQVMMFRVATGEKLWQVKIPVTQGVFEEATTMTMTRGVVVTSWSRGSAGLDMANGQTLWKRERTEKCKDGGFSGGRALLLRQDCFEKKERQDHFLVHKLDPRTGKIKWTYRVAPGVKFAYFLSSDPAVVAVEAGDFAVTNLLSLSDQGSLLTNIRMEGNHYKVECNPDRVDRCDGAVVSKSQVFVTSGEASEQLGNTTNWVVAFDLKTGRSGVKFDAGPDQQISPIRMSGNRLLAMKFGTDTFAPNSLISLDPKTGKQSPYFYFTIPAEVKGDGAEVAVQDGRLIIGHQEFKGTGKRSLPDAQWLAYAVSAAD; encoded by the coding sequence ATGACGTTCGGGCCGCCGCCCTCGCCGTTCACGCAGTCGAGACAGGCCGCTGATGCGCGTGCGAAACGCAAGGCGCTGTACCTGGGTGGTTCGGCTGTCGTGCTCGCCCTGGTGCTGGGGCTGGTCGCATGGGTGGTGTGGCCGAGTTCGGAGAAGGCGGCCCCAAAAGTCGCCAGCCAAGGCGGGGGGTCCGGTGCACCCGACGACCTTCGGGAGACCGTCGAGAAGCTGCCCAAGCAGGGCGGCGCCGGGCACGTCGAAGGCGCGGTGGTCGAGCAGGAACTGGCGCCCGGAAAAACTCTCATCGCGCCCGGGATGTGGGCCACGGACAAGATTCTGGCCAAGGGGAAGGCCTCGAGCCTGGTCGCTGTGAACATCGACGACGGCTCCAACGCGTGGACCACTCAACTCAAAGGCGATATCTGCGCCGTATCTCCTGATATGACCAACGATGGTCGTGCCGCCATAGCGTTCACGGATCCGGCCGGCGATCACCAGTGCAACCAAGTGATGATGTTCAGGGTCGCCACTGGAGAGAAGCTCTGGCAGGTCAAGATTCCCGTCACGCAGGGGGTGTTCGAGGAGGCCACGACAATGACGATGACGCGAGGCGTCGTTGTCACTTCATGGTCCAGGGGTTCCGCCGGGCTCGACATGGCGAACGGGCAGACGCTGTGGAAGCGGGAGCGAACCGAGAAGTGCAAGGACGGCGGGTTCTCCGGCGGGCGCGCGCTGCTTCTGCGTCAGGACTGCTTCGAAAAGAAGGAGCGGCAGGACCACTTCCTGGTGCACAAACTCGACCCGCGGACCGGAAAGATCAAGTGGACCTACAGGGTCGCCCCAGGGGTTAAATTCGCCTACTTCCTCTCGAGCGATCCGGCCGTCGTGGCGGTGGAAGCCGGCGACTTTGCGGTGACGAACCTTCTCTCCCTCAGTGATCAGGGATCCCTGCTGACGAACATCCGCATGGAGGGGAACCACTACAAGGTCGAGTGCAATCCTGATCGGGTCGACCGGTGTGATGGAGCAGTGGTCTCAAAGAGTCAGGTCTTCGTGACCAGCGGTGAAGCCAGCGAGCAGCTCGGTAACACCACCAACTGGGTTGTGGCATTCGACTTGAAGACCGGACGCTCCGGTGTGAAATTCGATGCAGGGCCTGACCAGCAGATTTCGCCGATTCGAATGAGCGGTAACCGGCTGCTCGCCATGAAATTCGGGACGGATACGTTTGCTCCGAACTCCCTGATCAGCCTCGATCCGAAGACCGGAAAGCAGAGCCCATACTTCTATTTCACGATTCCGGCCGAAGTGAAGGGGGACGGGGCTGAGGTCGCCGTCCAGGATGGCCGCCTGATCATCGGGCACCAGGAGTTCAAGGGGACCGGGAAGAGATCACTGCCCGACGCTCAATGGCTGGCCTATGCCGTCAGTGCAGCCGATTAG
- a CDS encoding protein kinase family protein produces the protein MYGALPYVSLTSLDARSARTAPALRHIARTPDATRTVILSTPHPTTDPHRFMAEADASRYLLGSWVLPAVELAGPGQGAWHASPYVPVLPLPTALGVLGGPLPERTVRALAVALAETLSVIHGQSLTHAGVSPAAVLLAHDGPRLTGFGAVRAAAPDGVERRGLVGVDASVLAPEQASGGMPRPLGDVYALGATLAYAATGSTMPERDELPSWLRPTVARCLSRDPAQRPQLAEVVQELAPGPGHGGDAGFGVPEQAAALLGPGWLPARLIAALAHQAAAVLRAETPATAHVLTR, from the coding sequence ATGTACGGCGCGCTTCCATACGTCTCCCTGACCAGCCTGGACGCCCGGAGTGCTCGTACCGCTCCCGCCCTCCGCCACATCGCCCGCACCCCCGACGCCACCCGCACCGTCATCCTCAGCACCCCCCACCCCACCACCGACCCCCACCGCTTCATGGCCGAAGCCGATGCCTCTCGGTACCTGCTGGGGAGTTGGGTGTTGCCGGCGGTCGAGTTGGCCGGGCCGGGGCAGGGGGCCTGGCACGCGAGCCCCTACGTGCCGGTGCTGCCTCTGCCCACCGCCCTGGGCGTCCTCGGCGGCCCCCTCCCCGAGCGCACCGTCCGCGCCCTCGCCGTCGCCCTCGCCGAGACGCTCTCCGTGATCCACGGGCAGAGCCTCACGCACGCCGGGGTGTCGCCCGCCGCCGTACTCCTCGCCCACGACGGCCCCCGCCTCACCGGCTTCGGCGCCGTTCGGGCTGCCGCTCCGGACGGGGTGGAGCGGCGCGGTCTGGTGGGGGTCGACGCGAGCGTGCTGGCGCCGGAGCAGGCGAGCGGTGGCATGCCCAGGCCGCTCGGGGACGTGTACGCCCTGGGCGCGACCCTCGCGTACGCCGCGACGGGCAGCACCATGCCCGAGCGCGACGAACTGCCTTCCTGGCTGCGGCCCACCGTCGCGCGCTGTCTCTCGCGCGACCCTGCGCAGCGCCCTCAACTCGCCGAGGTCGTCCAGGAATTGGCGCCTGGTCCGGGACATGGAGGCGACGCGGGGTTCGGGGTGCCGGAGCAGGCGGCCGCCCTGCTGGGCCCGGGCTGGCTGCCGGCCCGGCTCATCGCCGCCCTCGCCCACCAGGCCGCCGCGGTGCTCCGCGCCGAGACCCCCGCGACCGCACACGTACTCACCCGCTGA
- the eccCa gene encoding type VII secretion protein EccCa, translating into MSHIVVKRPPRALPSEVPTEEVVLQPPPELPRGQQEGALMQILPMLGMGGSVVFFFNPSSPPFMRIMGMVMVASTIAMGIAMLVRYRRGNQGQMADMRRDYLRYLSQTRRDALGTARKQRDAQYYLHPSPEQLWALVAEGSRVWERRTGDEDFGQVRVGLGAQGLATPLVPPQTAPVDELEPLTAGAMQRFLATHSTLEDLPMAVSLRAFYHVSVSGEPTTVRGTARAVAASLASLHSPEDLVVAVAAGRETVGEWEWAKWLPHSQVPGQTDGAGSRRLITTDPVELEELLTPRLEGRPRFHPGGAPVPEQPHLVVVLDGVSLPPTSILASPEGLQGVTVLEVVPGDLSAGRGDLSIVVHPKMLRLESAHGMVYEGTPDVLSYAGAEALARQLAPLRMATGGDSDDEPLLANLEFTDLMNLGDAATVDTKRTWRPRSQAERLRVPIGVGDDGRPVMLDLKEAAQEGMGPHGLCVGATGSGKSELLRTLVLGLAVTHSSETLNFVLADFKGGATFAGMAQMPHVAAVITNLADDLTLVDRMGDSIRGELNRRQEMLRDAGNYANIHDYEKARAAGAPLQPIPSLVLVIDEFSELLTAKPDFIEMFVQIGRIGRSLGVHLLLASQRLEEGRLRGLETYLSYRIGLRTFSAAESRAALGVPDAYELPNVPGSGFLKFGTDEMVRFKAAYVSGVYRTGSARVATPGGPLPVDRRPVLFTAAQVPVQYVQLPPQREEEAQAPRDEKDDALADTVLDVIVRRLEAQGPAAHQVWLPPLDSPPSLDSLLPGLAPVQGRGLTQPGYEGAGRLVIPVGLVDKPYEQRRDPLWVDFGGAAGHMQILGGPQSGKSTLLRSIVASFALTHTPQEVQFYGLDFGGGGLAAVEGLPHVGGVASRLDPEKVRRTAAEVYGVLTRREEYFRTAGIASIADFRARRARGDISMTDQPWGDVFLLIDGWGNFRSDYEALEPLVLDMAARGLGYGIHVVVTASRSMEVRANMKDHLMNRLELRLGDTMDSEFDRKVAANVPTGVPGRGQTPQKQHFMAAVPRIDGLSSDTDLAEATSALAAEVTRHWTAPGAPPVRLLPREFPARQLPPGDRFPERGIAFGLDEDNLEPVFVDFEQDPFFLVFGESESGKSNLLKLLIRQLTQRYSGDVCKLFVVDNRRSLLDVTPKSHLAEYIPMSNQMQHHMDALADLMQRRTPTADVTAQQLRDRSWWSGPTVYVVIDDYDLVSTSSGNPLAGLTELLPFARDVGVRFIIARSTAGAGRAGYEAFMQRIKELGAQGVLLAGDPAEGDLLGGLRPRPMPAGRGTFVSRKRGKPLVQIGLED; encoded by the coding sequence GTGAGCCACATCGTCGTCAAGCGCCCACCTCGGGCACTGCCGTCCGAGGTGCCCACGGAAGAGGTGGTGCTGCAGCCTCCGCCGGAGCTTCCGCGGGGGCAGCAGGAAGGCGCCCTGATGCAGATCCTGCCCATGCTGGGCATGGGCGGTTCGGTGGTGTTCTTCTTCAACCCCTCGTCACCGCCGTTCATGCGCATCATGGGCATGGTGATGGTGGCGTCGACCATCGCGATGGGCATCGCGATGCTGGTCCGCTACCGCAGGGGCAACCAGGGACAGATGGCGGACATGCGCCGCGACTACCTGCGCTACCTGTCGCAGACGCGCCGTGACGCCCTCGGCACCGCCAGGAAGCAGCGCGACGCGCAGTACTACCTGCACCCTTCGCCGGAGCAACTGTGGGCGCTGGTCGCCGAGGGCAGCCGCGTCTGGGAGCGCCGCACCGGTGACGAGGACTTCGGACAGGTGCGCGTCGGGCTCGGCGCGCAGGGTCTGGCCACTCCCCTGGTGCCGCCGCAGACCGCGCCGGTCGACGAGCTGGAGCCGCTGACCGCCGGCGCCATGCAGCGTTTCCTGGCGACGCACAGCACGCTCGAGGACCTGCCGATGGCGGTCTCGCTGCGCGCCTTCTACCACGTGTCCGTGAGCGGCGAGCCGACGACCGTGCGCGGCACCGCGCGCGCCGTGGCCGCCTCCCTTGCCTCGCTGCACTCCCCCGAGGACCTCGTCGTCGCGGTCGCCGCGGGGCGCGAGACGGTCGGCGAGTGGGAGTGGGCCAAGTGGCTGCCGCACTCCCAGGTGCCGGGCCAGACGGACGGCGCGGGCAGCCGCCGCCTCATCACCACCGACCCGGTGGAGCTGGAGGAGCTGCTCACCCCGCGTCTGGAGGGCCGCCCGCGCTTCCACCCCGGTGGCGCCCCGGTCCCCGAGCAGCCGCACCTGGTGGTCGTCCTGGACGGTGTCTCCCTGCCGCCCACCTCGATCCTGGCCTCCCCCGAGGGCCTGCAGGGTGTGACGGTCCTGGAGGTCGTCCCCGGCGACCTCAGCGCCGGCCGCGGCGACCTGTCGATCGTCGTGCACCCGAAGATGCTGCGCCTGGAGTCGGCGCACGGCATGGTCTACGAGGGCACGCCGGACGTCCTGTCGTACGCGGGCGCCGAGGCGCTCGCCCGCCAGCTGGCGCCGCTGCGCATGGCGACAGGCGGCGACAGCGACGACGAGCCGCTGCTGGCCAACCTGGAGTTCACCGATCTGATGAACCTGGGCGACGCCGCGACCGTCGACACCAAGCGCACCTGGCGCCCGCGCTCGCAGGCCGAGCGGCTGCGCGTGCCGATCGGTGTCGGCGACGACGGCCGGCCCGTGATGCTCGACCTCAAGGAGGCTGCGCAGGAGGGCATGGGCCCGCACGGTCTGTGCGTCGGCGCCACCGGTTCCGGCAAGTCGGAGCTGCTGCGCACCCTGGTGCTCGGCCTCGCCGTCACCCACTCCTCCGAGACGCTGAACTTCGTCCTCGCGGACTTCAAGGGTGGTGCCACGTTCGCCGGCATGGCCCAGATGCCGCACGTCGCGGCCGTCATCACGAACCTGGCGGACGACCTGACGCTCGTCGACCGTATGGGTGACTCCATCCGCGGTGAGCTCAACCGCCGCCAGGAGATGCTCCGCGACGCGGGCAACTACGCGAACATCCACGACTACGAGAAGGCGCGCGCGGCCGGTGCCCCGCTGCAGCCGATCCCCTCGCTCGTCCTGGTGATCGACGAGTTCTCCGAACTGCTCACGGCGAAGCCGGACTTCATCGAGATGTTCGTCCAGATCGGCCGCATCGGCCGTTCGCTGGGCGTGCACCTGCTGCTCGCCTCGCAGCGCCTGGAGGAGGGCCGGCTGCGCGGCCTGGAGACGTACCTGTCGTACCGCATCGGTCTGCGGACGTTCTCGGCGGCCGAGTCCCGTGCCGCGCTGGGTGTCCCGGACGCGTACGAGCTGCCGAACGTGCCGGGTTCCGGCTTCCTGAAGTTCGGCACCGACGAGATGGTGCGCTTCAAGGCGGCCTACGTCTCGGGTGTGTACCGCACGGGTTCCGCGCGGGTCGCCACACCCGGCGGGCCGCTTCCGGTGGACCGGCGCCCGGTGCTGTTCACGGCCGCGCAGGTGCCGGTGCAGTACGTGCAGCTGCCGCCGCAGCGCGAGGAGGAGGCGCAGGCCCCGCGCGACGAGAAGGACGACGCGCTGGCCGACACCGTGCTCGACGTGATCGTGCGCCGCCTCGAGGCGCAGGGTCCGGCCGCGCACCAGGTGTGGCTGCCGCCGCTGGACAGCCCGCCGTCGCTCGACTCGCTGCTGCCCGGCCTCGCGCCCGTGCAGGGCCGCGGGCTCACCCAGCCCGGGTACGAGGGCGCCGGCCGTCTGGTCATCCCCGTAGGCCTCGTCGACAAGCCGTACGAGCAGCGGCGCGACCCGCTGTGGGTGGACTTCGGCGGTGCGGCCGGTCACATGCAGATCCTGGGTGGTCCGCAGTCCGGCAAGTCGACGCTGCTGCGCTCCATCGTGGCGTCGTTCGCGCTGACGCACACGCCGCAGGAAGTCCAGTTCTACGGGCTCGACTTCGGTGGTGGCGGTCTCGCGGCCGTCGAGGGGCTGCCGCACGTGGGTGGTGTGGCCTCGCGTCTGGACCCCGAGAAGGTGCGCCGTACGGCGGCCGAGGTGTACGGCGTGCTGACGCGCCGCGAGGAGTACTTCCGTACGGCGGGCATCGCGTCGATCGCCGACTTCCGCGCGCGCCGCGCGCGGGGCGACATCTCGATGACCGACCAGCCGTGGGGCGACGTGTTCCTGCTGATCGACGGCTGGGGCAACTTCCGTTCGGACTACGAGGCGTTGGAGCCGCTGGTCCTGGACATGGCGGCGCGCGGTCTCGGTTACGGCATCCACGTGGTCGTGACGGCGTCGCGGTCCATGGAGGTCCGGGCGAACATGAAGGACCACCTCATGAACCGCCTGGAGCTGCGGCTCGGCGACACGATGGACTCCGAGTTCGACCGCAAGGTCGCGGCCAACGTGCCGACGGGTGTCCCCGGTCGTGGTCAGACGCCGCAGAAGCAGCACTTCATGGCGGCGGTGCCGCGCATCGACGGTCTGTCCTCGGACACGGACCTGGCGGAGGCGACGAGCGCGCTCGCCGCCGAGGTGACCCGGCACTGGACGGCGCCGGGCGCACCCCCGGTACGGCTGCTGCCGCGCGAGTTCCCGGCGCGCCAGCTGCCGCCGGGCGACCGGTTCCCGGAGCGGGGCATCGCGTTCGGCCTCGACGAGGACAACCTCGAGCCGGTGTTCGTGGACTTCGAGCAGGACCCGTTCTTCCTGGTCTTCGGCGAGAGCGAGTCCGGCAAGTCGAACCTGCTGAAGCTGCTCATCCGGCAGCTGACGCAGCGCTACAGCGGCGACGTCTGCAAGCTGTTCGTCGTCGACAACCGGCGCTCGCTGCTCGATGTGACGCCGAAGTCGCACCTGGCCGAGTACATCCCGATGTCGAACCAGATGCAGCACCACATGGACGCGCTGGCCGACCTCATGCAGCGCCGGACGCCGACCGCGGACGTGACGGCGCAGCAGCTGCGCGACCGCAGCTGGTGGAGCGGTCCGACGGTCTACGTGGTGATCGACGACTACGACCTGGTGTCGACGTCGAGCGGCAACCCGCTGGCGGGCCTGACCGAGCTGCTGCCGTTCGCGCGCGACGTGGGCGTCCGCTTCATCATCGCCCGCTCGACGGCGGGCGCGGGCCGCGCCGGCTACGAGGCGTTCATGCAGCGCATCAAGGAGCTGGGCGCGCAGGGCGTGCTCCTGGCCGGTGACCCGGCGGAGGGCGATCTGCTCGGCGGTCTGCGGCCGCGGCCGATGCCGGCGGGCCGGGGCACGTTCGTGTCGCGCAAGCGGGGCAAGCCGTTGGTCCAGATCGGTCTGGAGGACTGA
- a CDS encoding DUF397 domain-containing protein — protein sequence MKARKEREKDELYALDISGVEWHSAPGTEQHEERVEIAHLPGGAVAMRSSLEPGTVLRYTEAEWTAFVLGARDGEFDLEPAPGRTGPAAP from the coding sequence ATGAAGGCCCGCAAGGAGCGCGAGAAGGACGAGCTCTACGCCCTCGACATCTCCGGCGTGGAGTGGCACAGCGCGCCCGGCACGGAGCAGCACGAGGAGCGCGTGGAGATCGCGCATCTGCCGGGCGGGGCGGTGGCGATGCGGTCTTCGCTGGAGCCGGGGACGGTGTTGCGGTACACGGAGGCGGAGTGGACGGCGTTCGTGCTGGGGGCGCGGGACGGGGAGTTCGATCTGGAGCCGGCGCCGGGCCGGACGGGTCCGGCCGCCCCGTAG
- a CDS encoding protein kinase domain-containing protein produces MATPLTHDDPAALGPFRLVARLGSGGMGTVYVARSAGGATVALKTMHPGIAADPTARTRFRLEIDAARVIGGRFGAEVVDADPVAETPWLATEYVLGPPLDEAVERGGPLPERALRALGAALCGALGALHRSDVAHRDLKPSNILVTAYGPKVIDFGIARAIGDDHLTRTGSAVGTPAFMSPEQAGGQEHGAAGDVFALAGVLVHAARGTGPFGGGQAADLLYRVRYGEPDLGGVPDALVPVLAQCLSKDPALRPTVDQLAAQLHDGRGEFADQLPETLLAEIGRRAAEVWQIVPQRMPAPLAEPVPGPQSGAPRAAGISRRALLTGGGAAALAAAGGGAWWRSRKEDSTGQGAKGPVQTRNLDPVWELGQNFGDTWGSGIGTPVAVAGEIRVAMGAVTYVVNPKNGLRKDDFLADGTPWQVVVSQGTEYRLDIARETAAKIPPAGISVWDLDQDYIRNTKAYLRGTNFETPGNQLLGVFGTVAYVAVGAGPPTKQAYGFRRNQVFTLRAVDVKSGEELWSRPLPERPDESRPLHFASATVTGGSLVTLQETRPGTVHVVVRSTRTGQVVWEQPYGDTDEDARAALRAPLAVGDGRIYLGGPRLRALRLTDGKQDWATPSGQAYGPPAFRSGAVYSVAEDAGLKALDAASGKAGWTELSTDDGSPSLGWAPVLGDRWAYYRNGVHVYAVDLRTHRVVRTFKTTATAFYADRQDDLVLGMGASALSAYPLK; encoded by the coding sequence ATGGCGACACCTCTCACCCACGACGACCCCGCGGCGCTCGGCCCGTTCCGCCTCGTCGCCCGTCTCGGCAGCGGCGGCATGGGCACGGTCTACGTCGCCCGAAGCGCGGGCGGCGCCACCGTCGCGCTCAAGACGATGCACCCGGGGATCGCCGCGGATCCGACGGCCCGCACCAGATTCCGGCTCGAGATCGATGCCGCGCGCGTCATCGGCGGCCGCTTCGGCGCCGAGGTCGTCGACGCCGACCCCGTCGCCGAAACGCCGTGGCTGGCCACCGAATACGTGCTCGGCCCGCCCCTCGACGAGGCCGTCGAGCGGGGCGGGCCGCTGCCCGAGCGGGCGTTGCGGGCTCTCGGTGCCGCTCTGTGCGGCGCGCTCGGCGCACTGCACCGGTCGGACGTCGCCCACCGGGACCTCAAGCCGTCCAACATCCTCGTCACCGCGTACGGCCCGAAGGTCATCGACTTCGGCATCGCTCGCGCCATCGGCGACGACCACCTGACCCGCACCGGCTCCGCCGTCGGCACCCCCGCCTTCATGTCCCCGGAGCAGGCCGGCGGTCAGGAGCACGGCGCCGCGGGCGACGTCTTCGCGCTCGCCGGCGTGCTCGTGCACGCCGCCAGGGGGACCGGCCCCTTCGGCGGCGGCCAGGCCGCGGACCTGCTGTACCGGGTGCGCTACGGCGAGCCCGATCTCGGCGGCGTTCCGGACGCGCTGGTCCCCGTACTCGCGCAGTGCCTCAGCAAGGATCCCGCCCTGCGGCCCACCGTCGACCAGCTCGCCGCACAACTGCACGACGGGCGTGGTGAGTTCGCGGACCAGCTGCCCGAGACGCTGCTCGCCGAGATCGGGCGCAGGGCGGCCGAGGTGTGGCAGATCGTGCCGCAGCGGATGCCGGCGCCGCTCGCCGAACCGGTGCCCGGGCCTCAATCGGGCGCCCCGCGCGCCGCCGGGATCTCCCGACGCGCACTGCTGACGGGCGGCGGCGCGGCGGCCCTGGCGGCTGCCGGAGGCGGCGCGTGGTGGCGTTCCCGGAAGGAAGACAGTACGGGCCAGGGCGCGAAGGGGCCGGTGCAGACCCGCAATCTCGATCCGGTCTGGGAACTGGGCCAGAACTTCGGCGACACCTGGGGCAGCGGCATCGGGACACCGGTCGCCGTCGCGGGCGAGATCCGGGTCGCCATGGGCGCGGTGACGTACGTCGTCAACCCGAAGAACGGTCTGCGCAAGGACGACTTCCTCGCCGACGGCACCCCGTGGCAGGTGGTCGTGTCCCAGGGCACGGAATACCGGCTCGACATCGCACGGGAGACCGCTGCGAAGATCCCGCCGGCCGGCATCTCGGTGTGGGACCTCGATCAGGACTACATCAGGAACACCAAGGCGTATCTGCGCGGCACGAACTTCGAGACCCCGGGCAATCAACTCCTCGGTGTTTTCGGCACGGTGGCCTACGTCGCCGTCGGCGCGGGCCCGCCCACCAAGCAGGCTTACGGCTTCCGCAGGAATCAGGTCTTCACGCTGCGGGCCGTCGACGTGAAGTCGGGCGAGGAGCTGTGGTCGCGGCCCCTGCCCGAGCGGCCGGACGAGAGCAGGCCGCTGCACTTCGCCTCGGCCACGGTGACGGGAGGGAGCCTGGTCACCCTCCAGGAGACCCGCCCCGGGACGGTCCACGTCGTCGTCCGCAGCACCCGCACCGGCCAGGTCGTCTGGGAGCAGCCGTACGGGGACACGGACGAGGACGCCCGCGCGGCCCTGCGGGCGCCCCTCGCGGTCGGCGACGGGCGGATCTACCTCGGTGGCCCGCGCTTGCGCGCACTGCGGCTCACCGACGGGAAGCAGGACTGGGCGACACCGTCCGGTCAGGCGTACGGCCCGCCCGCGTTCCGCTCGGGCGCCGTGTACTCCGTCGCGGAGGACGCCGGGCTGAAGGCGCTCGACGCGGCCTCCGGCAAAGCCGGCTGGACCGAGCTGTCCACCGATGACGGCAGTCCGTCCCTCGGCTGGGCCCCCGTCCTGGGTGACCGGTGGGCGTACTACCGCAACGGCGTCCACGTGTACGCCGTGGACCTGAGGACGCACCGGGTCGTCCGCACGTTCAAGACGACCGCGACGGCCTTCTACGCCGACCGGCAGGACGACCTCGTGCTCGGGATGGGGGCGAGCGCGCTGAGCGCCTACCCGCTGAAGTGA